Proteins from a genomic interval of Streptomyces sp. NBC_00820:
- the polA gene encoding DNA polymerase I, giving the protein MAEKAAKKTDNNPGGRPRLMLMDGHSLAYRAFFALPAENFTTATGQPTNAIYGFASMLANTLRDEAPTHFAVAFDVSRKTWRSERFTEYKANRSKTPDEFKGQVELIGELLDAMHAPRFAVPGFEADDVIATLATQAEAEGFEVLIVTGDRDSFQLVTENTTVLYPTKGVSELTRFTPEKVFEKYGLTPSQYPDFAALRGDPSDNLPGIPGVGEKTAAKWINQFGSFAELVERVDEVKGKAGQNLRDHLESVQLNRVLTELERQVELPKTVTELERAPYDRKTVAMILDTLEIRNPSLRERLYAVDPGAEEAETAPVATEGVELDGTVLRTGELAAWLAEHGTGTLGVATVDTWALGTGSVAEVALAAAGGAAAWFDPAELDESDENAFAAWLADAERPKVFHNAKGAMRVLAEHGWSVEGVRMDTALAAYLVKPGRRSFDLDALSLEYLHRELAPAAAADGQLAFGADEGAEAEALMVQARAILDLGEAFEGRLEEVGAAGLLRDVELPTSALLARMERHGIAADRAHLEAMEQTFAGAVQQAVKEAHAAAGHEFNLGSPKQLQEVLFGELALPKTKKTKTGYTTDADALAWLAGQTTNELPVIMLRHREQAKLRVTVEGLIKTVAADGRIHTTFNQTVAATGRLSSTDPNLQNIPVRTDEGRAIRRGFVVGEGFESLMTADYSQIELRVMAHLSEDEGLIEAFATGEDLHTTVASQVFSVERDAVDAEMRRKIKAMSYGLAYGLSAFGLSGQLNIEAGEARALMDTYFERFGGVRDYLRRVVDEARATGYTETLFGRRRYLPDLNSDNRQRREMAERMALNAPIQGTAADIVKIAMLNVDRALRAADLKSRTLLQVHDEIVLEIAPGERATVEEIVRREMADAVDLRAPLDVSVGVGPDWESAAH; this is encoded by the coding sequence GTGGCAGAGAAAGCAGCGAAGAAGACCGACAACAACCCCGGCGGCCGTCCCCGTCTGATGCTCATGGACGGGCACTCGCTGGCGTACCGCGCGTTCTTCGCGCTGCCCGCGGAGAACTTCACCACCGCGACGGGCCAGCCGACGAACGCGATCTACGGCTTCGCCTCGATGCTGGCCAACACCCTGCGTGACGAGGCGCCCACGCACTTCGCGGTGGCCTTCGACGTGTCCCGCAAGACGTGGCGCTCGGAGCGGTTCACCGAGTACAAGGCGAACCGCTCCAAGACCCCGGACGAGTTCAAGGGCCAGGTCGAGCTGATCGGCGAGCTGCTCGACGCGATGCACGCCCCCCGCTTCGCCGTACCCGGTTTCGAGGCGGACGACGTCATCGCCACCCTCGCCACCCAGGCCGAGGCCGAGGGCTTCGAGGTGCTGATCGTCACCGGCGACCGCGACTCCTTCCAGCTGGTCACCGAGAACACGACCGTGCTGTACCCGACGAAGGGCGTCTCGGAGCTGACCCGGTTCACCCCGGAGAAGGTTTTCGAGAAGTACGGGTTGACGCCCTCCCAGTACCCCGACTTCGCGGCCCTGCGCGGCGACCCGTCGGACAACCTCCCGGGCATCCCCGGCGTCGGCGAGAAGACGGCGGCGAAGTGGATCAACCAGTTCGGCTCCTTCGCCGAGCTGGTCGAGCGCGTCGACGAGGTCAAGGGCAAGGCCGGCCAGAACCTCCGCGACCACCTGGAGTCGGTCCAGCTCAACCGCGTCCTCACGGAGCTGGAGCGCCAGGTCGAGCTGCCGAAGACGGTCACCGAGCTGGAGCGCGCCCCGTACGACCGCAAGACCGTCGCGATGATCCTGGACACCCTGGAGATCAGGAACCCGTCCCTGCGCGAGCGGCTCTACGCCGTCGACCCCGGCGCGGAGGAGGCCGAGACCGCCCCGGTCGCCACCGAGGGCGTCGAGCTGGACGGCACGGTCCTGCGCACCGGCGAACTGGCCGCCTGGCTCGCCGAGCACGGCACCGGGACGCTCGGCGTCGCCACGGTCGACACCTGGGCGCTGGGCACCGGCTCGGTCGCCGAGGTCGCGCTCGCCGCGGCCGGGGGAGCGGCCGCCTGGTTCGACCCCGCCGAGCTGGACGAGTCCGACGAGAACGCCTTCGCGGCCTGGCTCGCCGACGCCGAGCGCCCCAAGGTGTTCCACAACGCCAAGGGCGCCATGCGCGTCCTCGCCGAGCACGGCTGGAGCGTCGAGGGCGTGCGCATGGACACCGCGCTCGCCGCCTACCTGGTCAAGCCCGGCCGCCGCTCCTTCGACCTGGACGCGCTGTCCCTGGAGTACCTGCACCGCGAGCTGGCCCCCGCCGCCGCGGCCGACGGCCAGCTGGCCTTCGGCGCGGACGAGGGTGCCGAGGCCGAGGCCCTGATGGTCCAGGCCCGCGCCATCCTCGACCTGGGCGAGGCCTTCGAGGGCCGCCTCGAGGAGGTCGGCGCCGCCGGCCTGCTGCGGGACGTGGAACTGCCCACCTCCGCCCTGCTCGCCCGCATGGAGCGCCACGGCATCGCCGCCGACCGCGCCCACCTGGAGGCCATGGAGCAGACCTTCGCGGGCGCCGTGCAGCAGGCCGTGAAGGAGGCGCACGCGGCCGCCGGCCACGAGTTCAACCTGGGCTCGCCCAAGCAGCTCCAGGAGGTCCTCTTCGGCGAACTGGCCCTGCCCAAGACGAAGAAGACCAAGACCGGCTACACCACCGACGCCGACGCCCTGGCCTGGCTCGCCGGCCAGACCACCAACGAACTGCCGGTGATCATGCTCCGCCACCGGGAGCAGGCGAAGCTGCGCGTCACGGTCGAAGGCCTGATCAAGACCGTCGCCGCCGACGGCCGTATCCACACCACCTTCAACCAGACCGTGGCCGCGACCGGCCGGCTGTCCTCCACGGACCCGAACCTCCAGAACATCCCCGTCCGCACCGACGAGGGCCGCGCGATCCGGCGGGGCTTCGTGGTCGGCGAGGGCTTCGAGTCCCTCATGACCGCCGACTACAGCCAGATCGAGCTGCGCGTGATGGCCCACCTCTCCGAGGACGAGGGCCTGATCGAGGCCTTCGCCACCGGCGAGGACCTGCACACCACGGTCGCCTCCCAGGTGTTCTCGGTCGAGCGGGACGCGGTGGACGCGGAGATGCGCCGCAAGATCAAGGCGATGTCGTACGGCCTGGCCTACGGCCTGTCCGCCTTCGGCCTCTCCGGGCAGCTGAACATCGAGGCGGGCGAGGCGCGTGCCCTGATGGACACCTACTTCGAGCGCTTCGGCGGCGTACGGGACTACCTGCGCCGGGTGGTCGACGAGGCCCGCGCGACCGGCTACACCGAGACCCTGTTCGGCCGCCGCCGCTACCTGCCCGACCTCAACAGCGACAACCGCCAGCGGCGCGAGATGGCCGAGCGCATGGCCCTGAACGCCCCGATCCAGGGCACCGCGGCCGACATCGTCAAGATCGCCATGCTCAACGTCGACCGGGCCCTGCGCGCGGCGGACCTCAAGTCCCGCACGCTGCTCCAGGTCCACGACGAAATCGTCCTGGAGATCGCCCCCGGGGAGCGCGCGACCGTCGAGGAGATCGTCCGCCGCGAAATGGCCGACGCCGTCGACCTCCGCGCCCCCCTGGACGTCTCGGTGGGCGTAGGCCCGGACTGGGAGTCGGCGGCGCACTAG
- a CDS encoding FdhF/YdeP family oxidoreductase has translation MATKPPMGDPVQDAPEVAEPKHAAAGLPAIGHTLRIAQRQMGVRRTALTLLRVNQADGFDCPGCAWPEPEHRHKAEFCENGAKAVAEEATLRRVTPDFFATHSVSALAGRSGYWLGQQGRLTHPMYLPEGADHYEPVTWERAFGIIAEEIAALGSPDEAVFYTSGRTSNEAAFLYQLFARELGTNNLPDCSNMCHESSGSALTETIGIGKGSVLLDDLHQADLIIVAGQNPGTNHPRMLSALEKAKAAGARIISVNPLPEAGLERFKNPQTPKGMLKGAALTDLFLQIRIGGDQALFRLLNKLILETGGAVDEEFVRTHTHGYEEFAAAARAADWAKTLEATGLTRAEIEEALAMVLASKRTIVCWAMGLTQHKHSVPTIREVVNFLLLRGNIGRPGAGVCPVRGHSNVQGDRTMGIFERPATAFLDALEKEFGFTPPREHGFDVVRAVRALRDGEAKVFFAMGGNFVAATPDTDVTEAAVRRARLTVHVSTKLNRSHVVTGARALILPTLGRTERDVQDGGAQFVTVEDSMGMVHASRGRLEPASAQLLSEPAIVCRMARAVLGENSVVPWGEFERDYAAIRDRIARVVPGFEDFNARAARPGGFTLPHAPRDERRFPTATGKANFTAAPVEYPDLPEGRLLLQTLRSHDQYNTTVYGLDDRYRGITGGRRVVLVNPEDARALGVADGSYVDLVGEWKDGVERRASGFRVVHYPTARGCAAAYYPETNVLVPLDATADVSNTPASKSVVVRLEQSATD, from the coding sequence ATGGCGACGAAGCCGCCGATGGGTGATCCGGTTCAGGACGCGCCGGAGGTCGCGGAGCCGAAGCACGCGGCGGCGGGGCTGCCGGCCATCGGGCACACGCTGCGGATCGCGCAGCGGCAGATGGGGGTGCGGCGCACCGCGCTGACGCTGCTGCGGGTGAACCAGGCGGACGGCTTCGACTGCCCGGGCTGCGCCTGGCCGGAGCCGGAGCACCGGCACAAGGCGGAGTTCTGCGAGAACGGCGCCAAGGCGGTGGCCGAGGAGGCCACGCTGCGCCGGGTCACCCCCGATTTCTTCGCCACGCACTCCGTCTCGGCCCTCGCCGGGCGCAGCGGGTACTGGCTGGGGCAGCAGGGGCGGCTCACCCACCCCATGTATCTGCCCGAAGGGGCCGACCACTACGAGCCGGTGACCTGGGAGCGGGCCTTCGGCATCATCGCCGAGGAGATCGCCGCGCTCGGCTCCCCCGACGAGGCCGTCTTCTACACCTCGGGGCGGACCAGCAACGAGGCCGCGTTCCTGTACCAGTTGTTCGCGCGCGAGCTGGGCACCAACAACCTGCCCGACTGCTCGAACATGTGCCACGAGTCGTCCGGCTCGGCGCTGACGGAGACGATAGGCATCGGCAAGGGAAGCGTCCTGCTGGACGACCTCCACCAGGCCGACCTGATCATCGTCGCGGGGCAGAACCCGGGGACCAACCACCCGCGCATGCTCTCGGCGCTGGAGAAGGCCAAGGCGGCCGGCGCGAGGATCATCAGCGTCAACCCGCTGCCCGAGGCGGGCCTGGAGCGGTTCAAGAACCCGCAGACCCCAAAGGGCATGCTCAAGGGCGCGGCCCTCACCGACCTGTTCCTGCAGATCCGCATAGGCGGCGACCAGGCCCTGTTCCGTCTGCTCAACAAGCTGATCCTGGAGACCGGGGGCGCAGTCGACGAGGAGTTCGTGCGCACGCACACCCACGGTTACGAGGAGTTCGCCGCCGCCGCCCGCGCCGCCGACTGGGCGAAGACGCTGGAGGCGACCGGCCTCACCCGCGCGGAGATCGAGGAAGCCCTCGCCATGGTGCTCGCCTCGAAGCGGACCATCGTCTGCTGGGCCATGGGCCTCACGCAGCACAAGCACTCCGTGCCGACCATCCGCGAGGTGGTCAACTTCCTGCTCCTGCGCGGCAACATAGGCCGGCCGGGCGCGGGCGTGTGCCCGGTACGCGGCCACTCCAACGTGCAGGGCGACCGCACGATGGGCATCTTCGAGCGGCCGGCCACGGCGTTCCTGGACGCGCTGGAGAAGGAGTTCGGGTTCACGCCCCCGCGCGAGCACGGCTTCGACGTCGTACGGGCCGTACGGGCGCTGCGTGACGGCGAGGCGAAGGTGTTCTTCGCGATGGGCGGCAACTTCGTCGCCGCCACCCCCGACACCGACGTCACCGAGGCCGCCGTGCGGCGGGCCCGGCTGACCGTGCACGTGTCGACCAAGCTCAACCGCTCGCACGTGGTCACGGGCGCGCGCGCCCTGATCCTGCCGACGCTCGGCCGTACCGAGCGCGATGTGCAGGACGGCGGCGCCCAGTTCGTCACCGTCGAGGACTCCATGGGCATGGTGCACGCCTCGCGCGGGCGGCTGGAGCCGGCGAGCGCGCAGCTGCTGTCCGAGCCGGCGATCGTGTGCCGGATGGCGCGCGCGGTGCTCGGCGAGAACAGCGTCGTGCCGTGGGGGGAGTTCGAGCGGGACTACGCGGCGATCCGGGATCGTATCGCGCGGGTGGTCCCCGGTTTCGAGGACTTCAACGCGCGCGCGGCCCGCCCGGGAGGGTTCACGCTGCCGCACGCCCCGCGTGACGAGCGCCGGTTCCCGACGGCCACCGGCAAGGCGAACTTCACGGCGGCGCCGGTGGAGTACCCGGACCTGCCCGAGGGCCGGCTGCTGCTGCAGACGCTGCGCTCGCACGACCAGTACAACACCACGGTCTACGGCCTGGACGACCGCTACCGGGGCATCACGGGCGGTCGCCGGGTGGTGCTGGTGAACCCGGAGGACGCGCGGGCCCTCGGTGTCGCCGACGGGTCGTACGTGGACCTGGTCGGCGAGTGGAAGGACGGCGTGGAGCGGCGGGCGTCCGGGTTCCGTGTCGTGCACTATCCGACGGCCCGGGGCTGCGCGGCGGCGTACTACCCGGAGACGAACGTGCTGGTGCCGCTGGACGCCACCGCGGACGTCAGCAACACCCCGGCCAGCAAGTCCGTCGTGGTCCGTCTGGAACAATCGGCGACCGACTGA
- a CDS encoding hotdog fold thioesterase: MGEQQHVKFPQEIIDEYAALGVDLPALFSAGHLGTRMGVQVLEASPERVVGTMPVEGNTQPYGLLHGGASAVLAETLGSVGSMLHGGASKVAVGVDLNCTHHRGVRSGLVTGVATPVHRGRSTATYEIVISDEEGRRVCSARLTCLLRDTQAPA, from the coding sequence ATGGGCGAGCAGCAGCACGTGAAGTTCCCGCAGGAGATCATCGACGAGTACGCGGCCCTCGGTGTCGACCTGCCCGCGCTGTTCTCGGCAGGACACCTCGGGACGCGGATGGGTGTGCAGGTCCTGGAGGCCTCGCCGGAGCGGGTCGTCGGGACGATGCCGGTGGAGGGCAACACCCAGCCGTACGGGCTGCTGCACGGCGGCGCCTCCGCGGTGCTCGCCGAGACCCTCGGCTCGGTCGGTTCCATGCTGCACGGCGGCGCCTCGAAGGTCGCGGTGGGCGTGGACCTGAACTGCACCCACCACCGCGGGGTCCGCTCCGGCCTGGTCACCGGCGTGGCCACGCCCGTGCACCGGGGCCGCTCGACGGCGACGTACGAGATCGTGATCAGCGACGAGGAGGGGCGCCGGGTGTGCAGCGCCCGGCTGACCTGCCTGCTGCGGGACACCCAGGCGCCGGCCTGA
- a CDS encoding threonine ammonia-lyase yields MSESSGLPLVEVGEVVSAARRSAGLIRRTPVLHLDVPTSARDGAAERAEGLLLKAEHLQLLGSFKIRGAYNAIALLPEDVRGRGVVTFSSGNHGKAVAYAAALHGVKATVVMPETAPGVKIDGVRALGATVELVTPERRDTYPYELAERTGSRVVHPFDARDVIAGQGTLGLEILRQVPDVSAVLVPVSGGGLISGVAVAVKALRPDVAVIGVEPELAADAAQSLRDGERAVWPTEHVYRTRADGLRATSLGALPWEHVRRLVDGIVTVPEDDISRALRCLARHGKQLVEPSGAVAPAAFLYGHHVPPPGAGPVVSVVSGGNADPALTAAVLTGQQF; encoded by the coding sequence ATGTCGGAGTCATCCGGATTACCTCTGGTGGAGGTCGGAGAGGTCGTGAGCGCCGCGAGGCGGTCCGCCGGGCTGATCCGCCGTACACCGGTTCTGCACCTCGACGTGCCCACGTCCGCGCGGGACGGGGCCGCCGAGCGGGCGGAGGGTCTGCTGCTCAAGGCCGAACACCTGCAACTGCTCGGCTCGTTCAAGATCCGCGGCGCGTACAACGCGATCGCCCTGCTGCCGGAGGACGTGCGCGGCCGCGGCGTCGTCACCTTCTCCAGCGGCAACCACGGCAAGGCGGTCGCCTACGCGGCGGCCCTGCACGGCGTCAAGGCCACCGTGGTCATGCCCGAGACGGCGCCCGGCGTGAAGATCGACGGGGTGCGGGCGCTCGGTGCCACGGTGGAACTGGTCACGCCCGAGCGGCGGGACACCTATCCGTACGAACTCGCGGAACGGACCGGCTCACGGGTCGTGCACCCCTTCGACGCCCGGGACGTCATCGCCGGACAGGGCACGCTCGGCCTGGAGATCCTGCGCCAGGTACCCGACGTCTCGGCCGTCCTGGTGCCCGTCAGCGGCGGCGGCCTGATCAGCGGTGTGGCCGTCGCCGTCAAGGCGCTGCGCCCCGACGTCGCCGTCATCGGCGTGGAGCCGGAGCTCGCGGCGGACGCGGCACAGAGTCTGCGCGACGGCGAGCGGGCCGTGTGGCCGACCGAGCACGTGTACCGGACCCGGGCCGACGGCCTGCGCGCCACCTCGCTGGGCGCACTGCCCTGGGAGCACGTGCGCCGGCTCGTGGACGGCATCGTGACGGTCCCGGAGGACGACATCAGCCGTGCGCTGCGCTGTCTGGCCCGGCACGGGAAGCAGTTGGTGGAGCCGTCGGGAGCAGTCGCCCCGGCGGCCTTTCTGTACGGGCACCACGTCCCCCCACCGGGGGCGGGGCCCGTGGTGAGCGTGGTGTCGGGCGGGAACGCGGATCCCGCCCTGACCGCCGCGGTGCTCACCGGACAGCAGTTCTGA
- a CDS encoding aminotransferase class V-fold PLP-dependent enzyme, giving the protein MTAVVDLRADFPVLGRTLDTGPLVYLDNAATSLKPRSVIDAMAGYYDTVSANIHRGKHILSEEASERYEQVRARIAARLGVAPHNVVFTANTTDGINLVAAGLPLTADDLVALPLDAHHSAQLPWRERCRTMWLDASEHATVDEDSFRAALDRSPRLVVLTACSNITGHTADIDRLTAQAHEAGAWTVVDAAQLAPHRLPRIGDHVDALAFSAHKMLGPTGIGVLCLSDRVIDALSPARLGGGTVDWADAHEFRLRRAPYRFEPGTPNISGVYGLGAALEYLDQVGEAELAASDHRLLTALLAAAEARPYLTVLGGLSDKDRLPVLTVTLRGIPDPSPLARALSDSYGVMCRSGYFCAQPYFAAHQLPAGLRIAPYLYNTEAEIEHTFTALDELHRHLARDTR; this is encoded by the coding sequence GTGACCGCCGTCGTGGACCTGCGCGCCGACTTCCCGGTCCTCGGCCGCACGCTGGACACGGGCCCCCTCGTCTACCTCGACAACGCCGCCACCTCGCTCAAACCACGCTCGGTGATCGACGCGATGGCCGGCTACTACGACACCGTCAGCGCCAACATCCACCGGGGCAAGCACATCCTGTCCGAGGAGGCCTCCGAACGCTACGAGCAGGTGCGCGCCAGGATCGCCGCACGGCTCGGCGTCGCCCCGCACAACGTGGTGTTCACCGCCAACACCACCGACGGCATCAACCTGGTGGCGGCCGGCCTGCCCCTCACCGCCGACGACCTGGTCGCCCTCCCCCTCGACGCGCACCACTCCGCCCAGCTCCCCTGGCGGGAGCGGTGCCGCACGATGTGGCTGGACGCGAGCGAGCACGCCACCGTCGACGAGGACTCCTTCCGCGCCGCGCTGGACCGCTCGCCCCGGCTGGTCGTCCTCACCGCCTGCTCCAACATCACCGGACACACCGCCGACATCGACCGGCTCACCGCACAGGCCCACGAGGCCGGAGCCTGGACCGTGGTGGACGCCGCACAGCTCGCGCCGCACCGGCTGCCGCGCATCGGCGACCACGTCGACGCCCTGGCCTTCTCCGCACACAAGATGCTCGGCCCCACCGGCATCGGCGTGCTCTGCCTGAGCGACCGCGTGATCGACGCGCTCAGCCCGGCCCGGCTCGGCGGCGGCACCGTCGACTGGGCCGACGCACACGAGTTCCGCCTGCGCCGCGCCCCCTACCGCTTCGAACCCGGCACCCCGAACATCAGCGGCGTCTACGGCCTCGGGGCCGCCCTGGAGTATCTCGACCAGGTCGGCGAGGCCGAACTCGCCGCAAGCGACCACCGCCTGCTGACCGCACTCCTCGCGGCGGCCGAGGCCCGCCCCTACCTCACCGTCCTCGGCGGCCTGTCGGACAAGGACCGGCTGCCCGTGCTGACCGTGACCCTGCGGGGCATCCCCGACCCCTCCCCGCTGGCCCGCGCACTCAGCGACTCCTACGGGGTGATGTGCCGCTCCGGCTACTTCTGCGCCCAGCCGTACTTCGCCGCCCACCAACTGCCCGCGGGCCTGCGCATCGCGCCCTACCTCTACAACACCGAGGCGGAGATCGAGCACACCTTCACCGCGCTCGACGAACTCCACCGCCATCTGGCCCGGGACACGCGATGA